TGCTAGAGAAACAAACTCAATACGCTCATCTTACGAGCTTATTAATGTGGGAGACAGTGAAAGTGATTTGCTTAGAAAAATGGGAAAGCCTTACCCAAGGTATTTCATTTACAAAGAAGGTCGTCGCTTATGTGAGGCTACAGAATATGTATATGAGATTGATATGCAGATATACACAGTTTTAGTCTGTAATGGAAAGATCTTTAAAATTGATGTAAATAATAAATAATTCAGATTTATAACCGAGTTAACTTTCAATCATGAGGAGATATCTATCTCAACTCAACTGAATGTAGTAGATACACTGATTGTTGTCGATGTGCAGAACGCTTTTGTATCAGGTAGTGATGCTGTGCCTGCCTCTAAATCACTCATTGCATCAATCAGTATCTTACTTGCTAAGGTAAGAGCAGCTAATGCTCCTGTGATTTTCCTACAAAATGATAGGGAAATAGGTTCTGCAGATGAGCCATATCAATTTGGCTGGGCACTATTTTTTTCGCCACAATCGAATGAGTATGTCATAAGAAAAAATCAAGATAATGGTTTTAGCGGAACCCGACTTCAGCAGATATTGCATGATCATAGAATCAAATCTTTAGCAATATGTGGTGTCCTATCCGAGATGTGTGTTGCTGCAACTGCACGTGCAGCACTAGAGCTTGGTTATGATGTATTGTTACCACATGATGCACATGCAACGTATGATGTGCCAGCAGGGCCAGGATCAAATGGTGTACCTGCTGCTATGGCGGCGAGAGTAGCAGAGTGGTCGCTTGGTGATGAAATTAGGATCTGTGCATCGGTGAATGAGGTTGATTTTCATGAGCCGAAATAACGGTTTAAATAGCAGAAGAAAAATGTCTTATTCTGAATTTTTCGAACTATAAAAACGTATAACAAGGTTATGGCTTGTTATACGTTGAACGATTTTGATTATTCAATGTGCACCTAATCAATCTTTATAAAATGAAGTACTTCATTTGGGTGAATGGGTTGCTCTGCAAATGGGACAATCACAATACAATTTGCAGTAAGAAAAGGTTCTACCTGATATGTGTGCTGTTGTTCAATGATCTCTAATGAATATTGACCATCATCTTGCAACTGATATTTACCCCATAACAATTTTCTCTTATTTTGATCAGTTTCAATTTTTTGTTTGACACGACCTTTTATAAATATTTTGTTGAGAAAATCGGGATCATGTTTATTTAAAATATACTTCACCATGAAATGCATGAGTAAGGCTATATCTTGTATATCACCAGGTAAATTAATGATCGTCGTCTTATCTTCTGTAATGATGACTTTTAAGCCTTTATGGTTACCCTGATCATCGTATAGTTGAACCGTTTCACGTATAGGAGGTGTTCTAGGCATACTTCTAATGATGCTCATTTCATTAGCAGGGATAGAACGTGTTTGGAAATTTGAGGTCATACTGCCAGGATCAAAGGCAGTAAGTCTACCAATTGAAAATACTGAACCACCAATGTCCTTATGCGAACATAGAATCATCACATCAAAATTAGGAATATGATCTTCAAAAAATTGATTATAATCGGTCCAATTTGTTGTTAATGTATCATCTAAAGTAGGATCTTCCTCCTTCTTAAGACTATTAAATGCGGAATCATGGCGCTGTGGTTTAAGCAGTTTTATCTCGATCTGTTTATAGCCCCACGTTTTCAATAAGTCTTTAACATATAAGCTTTCTTCACAAAGTGTATGCTCGTCGTCAAAGCTATGCATACTAACAATGAGAATTCGTGGATCTCTATAAATTGTCAGTTGTTTAATTCCAGCGCGTCTTAGCACAATCAATTTTTCTGGTGAGATTTTCTCATTTTTAGCTAAGATCAGATCACTTTGTTTAATTACGCTTCCTTGCTGGATGACGCCTTGCATTACAGATATTGGCGATATAATTTTTTTATTATCGTAATCAGAAACATCTAAACGCTCATCGTCTTCTGGAATAATGGCATCAACAGATTCCGGTAATTCTGTATATTGTGGAATTTTGAGTAGATTTTTACCTCTTAGATCCAGTTTATATGGGTTCACTGATCGATAGAGTTGCGGCCCCCAGAAGTATAAACGATCAATTAATACAGGATGTTGTTTACTTGCAGTTTGAGTTGATTCTGAATTAATTGACCAGCCTGTGTATGCTGATAAGTGATGGGGTGGATAATTCTGTAAGGCATGAACATCATGAGCATTCACTTGATTAAGTGCGGATTCTAAGTCTACAGTATCCTTTAACTCACCTATAGGAAGTTGCATAAAGAGGCGATAGTAAATTGTAGTAAGATCGTAGGGGAGTTTTTCTGGTACTGGAAGTTTGCGCATAAATATATAAGTCCAAGAGATAACTCTAATTCGAGATACCTCTTTAAATTAATAATGAATCAGAAATTAAAAAGAAGAAAAGGTTATCTAAGCTTTAAAAAAGTTAATGGTTAGCAGTAATACTGTTAAGAGAGGTAGTGATTTCTTTGTTTTCATACTGCTTTTTAATAACTACCGTACCCGCCATAAAGTCATGAATAGCCCGTTTCCTTTTATTAAAAAGTAAAGTGATAAATTCACTCCACCACCAAACTTGACTCAATGTGCTGACTAAACTATACCAAGCAGGATATAGCAGTAAAATATATTTCGCTCGGTCAGTGAATCCCGCATTTAAATAAATTGTGGGGTCAGCATGCTTCAGTGCGATAAGTTGAGCAATAACAGTAAGAAGAGAAAATCCTATGTCAATGGAAGATCTTATTAAAGCTTGTTTCAGGCTAATTTTACTTCCATTAGGGCAAGTTATTTTTATCTTAATAGCCATTTTTCCAAGAGTAGCACCAAATCGATAATGAAAATAAATAACGTAAACAGAGAATAATACCGCAGAAATCACTAGCGTTATCATTGAACTGATAATAGATATGCTTTGGGTGTGATGCGCGATAACCATAAAAGGAATCAATATTAATGAATCAATAATAGCGGCAGCTAAACGTTTCCAAAATCCCGCATAGACTTTTTCGTTGTCTACTTCAGTCGGTAGAAATTCCATTATTCCCTCAAAAATATATTATGAATTATTAAAATTTAAGATGAATAATTTTAAGTAAATTAAGCATTTTGAACAATCTTAATTTTATGTAAATAAAAAGAATATTGATATAAAAACCGCTCAACAGAGCGGTTTTAACATTTTAAAAAGGATTTTAACGCTAAAATTTTCTTATTTCAGCGTAATTTTACTCCAAGATTCATACATTTTAACGGCTGCGGAGAAGTCACTATCAGGTTCAGCAGTTAAATTCGCTGCTTGAATCAAGCTTTGCGTTAACGACAAAATCGGAGCAGGGAGCTTGGCATCCTTGACGAGATCAAGCGCAATACCTGTATCTTTCGCAAGTAATGGCAGACCAAATGTCACTGGAAACTCACGGCTAAGAACACGTTGTGGGAAAATGGTTTCGGTAACCAGACTTTTGCCGCTAGAAGCATTAATACAGTTCAGTGCGGCATCCAGATTGACACCATGTGCTTTTAAGGTACTAAAACCTTCGGCAACAGACCATAAATTCACAGCGAGCAACATATTGTTAATGGCTTTTACCGCAAAGCCAGCACCAGATTCACCCACATGCTGAATCAATTTACCGACGGCTGCCATTGCAGGGTAAGCACGTTCAAAAGCATTGACATCGCCGCCAACCATGACGGTTAAGGTTGCATTTTCAGCGCCAACCGTTTGCCCACTGACGGGTGCATCCAAAAAGTCCACATTTTGAGCTTTTAATTTCTCAGCCAGACGGCGTGCCGCTTCAGGCACACCACTGGTGCAGTCAATCCAGATCGAGCCTGACTTAATTTCAATACCTTCGATTAATGCTTCAACATCATCGCTAGTCGGTAAACAAGAAAAGATGATATCGGCCTGAACCGCTTGAGCAAGTTCAACGGCTTGAGTTCCATATTCTGTTGCATGCTGTTCTGCTTTACTAAAATTTCGATTCCAGACAAAAACGTTTTCGAAATATTTAGGAAGATGCGCCGCCATACGATAGCCCATAGCGCCTAAACCAATGAATGCAACAGATTGAGTCATACTTTACCTTTTTATTTGTGTCGATCGTTCGGCTAACCATGTCGCCAGTGTTGGCCAGAACTCAATGGAACTGTTTTGACTGGACATTAAACCTAAGTGCCCGCCAGGGATAAGAGTAAACGTGACATCTTGGCTGCTTGTCAACTGGGTCAGTGGGAAGGCGGACTCAGAAGTGACCAGTTGATCGCCTTTACCTGCGCCCACGAATAGTGAGCAATTGATGTTTTTGAGTTCAATAGTTTTGTTCTTGAGCTGAATTGCGCCATTTTTTAAAGGGTTCTGCAACCAGACATTAAATAGCATGTCCTGATTCACACCACCCGGATAATCAATCATGTTATTTAAGAAGTGGCTAAGCGTCGCATCTTCTTGTACCAACTTTAGATTATCCAAGTTTTTCAATAATTGAACATTGCCATCAATCCAGCCTTTAGGGTCTAACAGCTTGAATCCAAGCGAGTTTAGAAAGCCAGGTGAATGAATCATTAACTTCGGTAAACGGTTATAGATGTAATCTTTAATGGTGGGGTTGCGGTTGGTCAGATAAGCCAAAGTTTTATATAACTTGCCAATATAACCTGAAGCATAGCTGTCGATTGGGCTACCTAACACCACAAGATTTTTCACTACACTCGGTTGATGGCGTGCGGTATAAAGCGTGACGAAAATCCCCGCCATACTCCAACCATGCAGTGAAATTTTTTCAGATTTGGAGTGCTGCTGAATGGCTTCAATACATTTTGGAATAAACTTATCAATAAAAGATAAGAAGTTTATTTGATAATTTTTATAAGTCAGTTTACCCCAATCAATCAGATAAACATCAAAACCGCTTTCCTGAAAGTGTTTGACCAATGAACGGTAAGGATACAGGTCATAGATATCCATATTAATCGCTAACGGTGCAACGAATACCAGTGGTTCTTTATAACGTTTGTTCTCCGAAGCGTAGAAACGGACACGGGTTTGTTTAAATTGAGCAATCACTTGATAGGGTGTTGATTGAGACAAAACCAGTTTGTCGGCATCGAAGACACGCATAGCCAGATGTTTAAAATTTATTTTTTGCTGTTCCACAAGCGATTTCATCTTAGAAAGTCTCATCATGAGTCAAGATTGCACGAAGTCTAAGCGATAATTTCATCTTATGCCTTGACCTTAAATACCTTAGGCGCTCAAAATATTGGCACATTTCGACATTATGATCATAAGGCATACAGAACGATGAATCCAAGCGATGATTTAGAATACCAATTAGAAACACTGGCAATTCGCACAGGGCATGATCGTACCTCTGAAGGTGAGCATAGTGAGCCAATCTTTCTGACCTCATCATTTGTGTGCGAAAGTGCGGCTGATGCTGCAGCAAAATTTTCGGGGCAAATTGCAGGCAATACTTATTCACGTTATACCAATCCAACCGTACAGGCTTTTGAAAAACGTTTAGCTGTTTTGGATGGCGCAGAGCGTGCAGTCGCGACCAGTTCTGGTATGGCTGCGGTACATGCAATGTGTATGGCCTATTTAAAAGCAGGCGACCATGTCATTTGTTCTCGTGCGGTATTCGGTTCAATCATTGCTTTATTTGAAAAATATGTCGCGAAATTTGCCGTTGAAGTGACTTTTGTCGATTTAGATGATCTTGAAGGCTGGAAACAGGCGGTTCGTCCAAACACGCGTATTCTCTTTATTGAAACGCCGTCAAATCCATTGGCACAAGTGGGTGATATGCAGGCCATTGCAGATATCGCCCATGCCAATGGTGCTTTATTTGCAGTCGATAACTGCTTCTGTACGCCAGTATTACAGCAACCGATTAAGTTTGGTGCGGATTTAGTGCTTTATTCAGCAACCAAGTATATCGATGGTCAAGGTCGTGCGCTTGGAGGTGCAGTTGTCGGAAAACATGACCTACTCGAAGAAGTAAATGGTGTGATTCGTACTCTGGGTAACTCGATGAGCCCATTTAATGCATGGATTTTCTTGAAAGGCTTGGAAACACTGAGCATTCGTATGAAAGCGCATTGTGAAAGTGCACAAAAATTGGCGGAATGGCTACATCAACACGAAAAAGTTGAAAAAGTGTATTACGCTGGTTTAGCTGATCATCCTGGGCATGAGTTGGCGAAAAAACAACAAAAAGGTTTTGGTGGTGTTGTATCTTTTGTGGTGAAAGGCCAACGTGAAGGTGCATGGACCGTGATCGATAACACCCGTTTCTTGTCGATTACCAGTAATCTAGGTGATGTTAAGTCAACAATTACGCATCCAGCAACGACCTCGCATGGTAGAATGTCGGCCGAAGCTAAACAAGCTGCAGGAATTGAAGAAGGTTTGATTCGTGTGTCTGTTGGTTTAGAAGACATTGATGATATTATTCGCGACATATCACGCGGTTTAGATTTAATTTAACGAGAGAAACTTATGAACATTAATATGCTCATGCAGCAAGCTCAGCGCATGCAAAAAGATATGGAATCAAATCTTAAAAAAGCCAAAGAAGAGCTTGCAAAAACTGAAGTACATGCGGAAGCAGGCGGTGGTTTAGTTAAAGTAACCATGACTTGCCGTAATGTGGTTAAGCGTATCGAAATTAGTCCTGATTTATTACAAGACGAAGCAGATATGATTGAAGATTTGATTGCTGCTGCAATGAATGATGCTGCACGTCAAGCAGAAGCCATTTCTGAAGAGAAGTTAAAAGGTGCGAACACTGGTATGGGCTTGCCACCTGGCTTATCTGGTTTATTTTAAATCCCTCCCAGCCTCCCTTTTTTAAAGGGAGGAGTACCCCTCTTTATTAAAGATGGGTGAGGAGCGGTTGTAGCTCCGCAAGGGAGATTATGAGAGTTGATTTGTGTTTAGTGAACGATTTGAACAATTAGTTCAAGCATTACGTATATTGCCCAGTGTTGGTCCCAAATCAGCACAGCGTATGGCATTACATTTATTAATGAAAAACCGTGAAGGTGCTTTTGCCTTGTCGCATGCCTTGCATGAAGCATCGAGCCATATTCATGAATGCCAGATTTGTCACTCATTAACAGAAAATGAAATCTGTGATATCTGTGCTTCAGCAGAGCGTGATGAACAATTGTTATGTGTGGTTGAATCACCTGCCGATGTGATGGCAATTGAGCAGAGTGGCAGTTTTCGTGGGAAGTACCATGTTCTCGGTGGACACCTTTCTCCATTGGATGGTATTGGTCCAGAAGAGATTGGTATTCCTTATTTGATTCAGCGGCTCAGTGCGGGGCAAATTCAAGAGGTGATTTTGGCAACCAATGCCACAGTAGAAGGTCAAGCAACCGCACATTATCTGGTTGAAGCGACAAAACATTTACCGATTCACATGACCCGAATTGCACAAGGTGTGCCACAAGGTGGTGAACTGGAATATGTAGATAGTCATACTTTAAGTCAAGCTGTACATAACCGTATGCGAATGAAATAATAGCTTTCATTCGCATTTATATATATTTATATTAAATTCATGCTGTTAATTTAAACAAATAATTAAATTTTACATATTGTCTAACATTATCGTAGATCTATTTATTGTGATTTGTGGCACTATTGACGGGCGAAAAGGATTTTCGTTTTTTGATGAATGGAAGAGGAGTAATTTCATGTCTTGCATGTGGAATACCAATTAATTTTTTGTATTTTTCAGTTGAGCAATGACTGGCATTGGGCAGTTTTATTGCACATGGTTCTTTATTATTTTACTTGAGCACACATGTTTCAGTTTATCCAACAGCAACAAGATTTAGCTGTTCTCCTCAAGCAGATGGAACAGTGTTCTGTCTACGCCCTTGATACCGAATTTATTAAGGTCGATACCTTATATCCTAAACTTGGTGTTTGCCAAATCAATTTGAATGGTCAGATTCTGTTGCTTGATGGCGCAGCATTAGATCTCAGCAATTTTTGGCCTAAGATTTTTGCGGCGCAACAGAATATTTTTCATGCCTGTGGTGAAGATATTGATCTGATCTATCATTATGCTGACCAAAAACCATTAAATAATGTATTCGATACCCAAGTTGCTTTGGCATTTCTAGGACATGGACTTCAAGTCAGTTATCAAAATGCGCTTAAGACCTGTTTGAATATTGAGATTGAAAAAGATCAGACCCGTTCGGACTGGCTTGCTAGACCACTAACGCAAGAGCAGATGTGCTATGCGGCAAATGATGTGATCTATTTAAGTAAACTTGCAGATGCACTGAAAACAGATCTAAAAGCAAAAGGGCTGTATCAATACGTATTGGAAGATTGTCAAAATCTTACCAAAGAGATTGCCATGGAAACACCACTGGCAGAGTTGTACACTGATATTGGTAATTATCGACATTCACGCCGTGAACTGATGCAGTTACAACAACTCAGTATTTGGCGAGAGCAGATTACCAAGGCGTTGAATCAGCCGCGTAGCTTTATTCTGAGAAACTCCACCATGATTGATTTGGTGGAAAAGAATCCTCGCAATAATTTCCAGCTGGCACGAATTAAAGATATTCGTCCGCACATTATACGTGAACATGGCAAAATGATTCTTGATTTACTCAAGTTCTTACCGCCAGAAGACGAATGGCCATTACGTATGGCTAAGCCGATCAAGAGTAATTCTAAAGAAGTTGCACCTAAAATTGATGCGTTGATTGAAAGTGTGGTCCTAAAAACTGGAATACCGAAAGAAGTATTACTACGTAAGAAATGGATGAATGCGATCTATGAACATGTGGTCTTTCATTTAGATGAGCAGTCCTTACCGAGTTATTTAATGGGTTGGCGCTATGACATTCTGACGCAACCATTGATTGCATTATTAAAAGAAGATATTGAATATCTTTCCACACAAATGAAAGTGGTACGATAAACAGGAAAGAGTGAATCAATGATTCGCTCTTTTTTTATTTTGACACATCGTTTTGTCTTTTCGTTTTGTACTTGCCATTTAAACAGCGCAAAAACACGACTCCAGCGTTAACAATCGTTAATGTATCCATTTTTATTTTCATGTATGCTGTCTTTGATTGTTAATAGATGTGAGTAAACATGCACTGCGATATTTATAGATCGAGCAAAAAAGATGAAATGTATATGTATATTGCTCGTCCAAATTATCCTGATGACAAGGAACAAGAAAACCCATTTGAAGGTGTTCCAGAAACAGTTCTACAAGCATTCGGCAAAGCGACCTTTGTCATGCATTTAGAACTTCATAATGAGCGTAAACTTGCACGTGCTAACGTTTTACATGTGTTAGATTCATTAAATACCAAAGGCTTTTTTATTCAGATGCCACCAGAAGGATTAATTAATCCGAATGCGGTAGAACCAGAGGGCTTACGTGGTGCTTGAGACTTTAACAGCGATATGGTCTAACATTCTTTCGGTTCTGGATCAATTTCCAGAAGAAAATGTTGCGATCATTGTTTATGTTACAGGGACGCTCATTGCATTGTGGTGTTGGTATCGTTTGATGTCACGCCTACCCAATCCAATTGGTGGCATCCTCTGGATTGTCGCTTTTGCCGTTCTTGCGACTCCAACAATTTCAGAAGGTCCAAACTCGGCCTTAGCACCAGCCATTTTTGGTTTGCTTTTTGGTGTCCTCACCAAAGAACATGTCTTAGTCTGGTCTAACTTATCATTGATTTTATTTGTCATTGGTACGGGGTTACTGATCGGCTTCTGCTGGTCAAAATACACTGCAAATAAAACTGCACGTTCAGTTTAGATACGATGTTAAATATAGAAAAATAAGGTTTTAAAATGTCTGCTGATACACAACACTTCACTGGTACAGATCAATATATTGCAACCGATAGCCTGAAACTTGCAGTGAAAGCTGCTCGTGCCTTACAAAAACCATTATTGGTGAAAGGTGAGCCAGGTACTGGTAAAACACTACTTGCAGAGCAAGTGGCTGAAAGCTTGGGTTTGAAGCTGATTACCTGGCATATCAAATCAACCACCAAAGCCCAGCAAGGTCTGTATGAATATGATGCTGTTTCACGTTTGCGTGATAGCCAGTTAGGTGATGATCGTGTCTACGACATTAAAAACTATATTAAACCCGGTAAATTGTGGGAAGCATTTACCAGCGAAGAGCGTTGTGTATTGTTGATTGATGAAATCGACAAGGCGGATATTGAATTTCCAAATGACTTATTGCATGAACTCGACAAAATGTCATTTTATGTTTATGAGACAGGTGAGACCATTACTGCAACACAACGCCCGATCGTGATCATTACCTCGAATAATGAGAAGGAACTGCCAGATGCGTTCTTGCGTCGCTGTTTCTTCCATTATATCGAATTCCCTGATGATGCAACCATGCGTGACATCATTGCGGTCCATTTCCCGAATATTTCAAATACCTTGGTGAGTGAAGCCTTACAGGTGTTCTTTAAATTACGTGAAGTTCCGAATTTGAAGAAGCCACCTTCAACATCAGAACTCATTGACTGGTTAAGCCTGCTGATGGCAGATGATATGCCAGAAGATGTGTTGCGTAATCATGATAAATCCAAAGCGATTCCACCGTTATATGGTGCCTTGATTAAGAATGAACAAGATGTGCAATTGCTTGAACGTTTAGCCTTTATGTCACGCCGCTAAGAGTGTTTAAAAATGTTTGTGCGACTGTTTTACACCTTACGCAAATATGGCGTACCTGTAACAACACGTGAGCTCCTTGATCTTAATCAGGCGGTAGCGTCAGGTCTTGTGTTTGCAGATCAGGAACAGTTCTATCAATTGGCTAAAACGGTTTTAGTCAAAGATGAGCGTTTTTTTGATAAGTTTGATCGTGCCATGAAAGATTATTTTGATGGCATCGAAACTTTTGATTTAGATGAATTGCTGAAACAAGTTCACAAGTTACCTAAAGATTGGTTTGATCTTGAGCTATTAGAGAAACATCTGACCCCAGAGCAACGTGCAGAATTGCAAAAAGCGGGTTCTCTCGAAGAATTGATGAAAATGCTGGAAGAACGCTTACGTGAACAGCATAAAAAACATCAGGGTGGCAATCGTATGATTGGCACTGGGGGAACTTCACCTTTTGGTGCGTTTGGAGATCATCCTGAAGGTGTTCGTATTGGTGGGCCAGGGCGTAAACGTTCGGCGGTTAAAGTCTGGGAACAACGTAAATACCAAAATCTGGATGATGATCAGGTTTTGGGAACCCGTCAAATGCAAATTGCCTTACGTCGTTTGCGTAAATTTGCACGACAAGGTGCGGCTGAAGAGCTGGATGTCGATGGCACTATTCGTGAGACAGCAAAACAAGGCATTTTGGATGTGCAACTGGTTCCAGAGCGTCGTAACCGCATTAAAGTGCTCATACTGTTTGATGTTGGTGGTTCAATGGATGCCTATATCGCTGAGTGTGAAAAGCTATTCAGTGCGGCCAAATCTGAGTTTAAAACCCTCGAATATTTCTATTTCCATAACTGTCTGTATGATCATGTGTGGAAGGATAACCATCGCCGTAGTTCAACCCGTATGAATACTTGGGATCTGTTCCATACTTATGGATGTGATTATCGGGTCATCGTGGTTGGTGATGCCAGTATGGCGCCGTATGAATTAAAATCTGCGGGTGGCTCAGTTGAATATATGAATGAAGAGTCGGGGGAAGTGTGGCTTAGACGTTTACGTCAGCATTTCGACAAAACCGCTTGGTTGAACCCTGAAATGGAAGGTTACTGGCATTACACCCAAACCATTAACTGGATCAAAGAAATTTTTGAGAATCACATGTTTCCAATGACCTTGAAGGGGCTTGAGGACATGACACGCTACCTATCGCGTTAAAACTTTATATTAAGACTTTATAAGAACAGGAAAAGACATGGAACATCAAATTAATGGCGTTGCT
This genomic stretch from Acinetobacter sp. C32I harbors:
- a CDS encoding VWA domain-containing protein translates to MFVRLFYTLRKYGVPVTTRELLDLNQAVASGLVFADQEQFYQLAKTVLVKDERFFDKFDRAMKDYFDGIETFDLDELLKQVHKLPKDWFDLELLEKHLTPEQRAELQKAGSLEELMKMLEERLREQHKKHQGGNRMIGTGGTSPFGAFGDHPEGVRIGGPGRKRSAVKVWEQRKYQNLDDDQVLGTRQMQIALRRLRKFARQGAAEELDVDGTIRETAKQGILDVQLVPERRNRIKVLILFDVGGSMDAYIAECEKLFSAAKSEFKTLEYFYFHNCLYDHVWKDNHRRSSTRMNTWDLFHTYGCDYRVIVVGDASMAPYELKSAGGSVEYMNEESGEVWLRRLRQHFDKTAWLNPEMEGYWHYTQTINWIKEIFENHMFPMTLKGLEDMTRYLSR